The proteins below are encoded in one region of Pan paniscus chromosome 4, NHGRI_mPanPan1-v2.0_pri, whole genome shotgun sequence:
- the LOC100991996 gene encoding olfactory receptor 2Y1, translating to MGSFNTSFEDGFILVGFSDWPQLEPILFVFIFIFYSLTLFGNTIIIALSWLDLRLHTPMYFFLSHLSLLDLCFTTSTVPQLLINLCGVDRTITRGGCVAQLFIYLALGSTECVLLVVMAFDRYAAVCRPLHYMAIMHPHLCQTLAIASWGAGFVNSLIQTGLAMAMLLCGHRLNHFFCEMPVFLKLACADTEGTEAKMFVAQVIIVAVPAALILGSYVHIAHAVLRVKSTAGRRKAFGTCGSHLLVVFLFYGSAIYTYLQSIHNYSECEGKFVALFYTIITPILNPLIYTLRNKDVKGALWKVLWRGRDSG from the coding sequence ATGGGAAGTTTCAACACCAGTTTTGAAGATGGCTTCATTTTGGTGGGATTCTCAGATTGGCCACAACTGGAGCCCATCctgtttgtctttatttttattttctactcccTAACTCTCTTTGGCAACACCATCATCATCGCTCTCTCCTGGCTAGACCTTCGGCTGCACACACCTATgtacttctttctctctcatctgTCCCTCCTGGACCTCTGCTTCACCACCAGCACCGTGCCCCAGCTCCTGATCAACCTTTGCGGGGTGGACCGCACCATCACCCGTGGAGGGTGTGTGGCTCAGCTCTTCATCTACCTAGCCCTGGGCTCCACAGAGTGTGTGCTCCTGGTGGTGATGGCCTTTGACCGCTATGCTGCTGTCTGTCGTCCACTCCACTACATGGCCATCATGCACCCCCATCTCTGCCAGACCCTGGCTATCGCCTCCTGGGGTGCAGGTTTCGTGAACTCTCTGATCCAGACAGGTCTTGCAATGGCCATGCTTCTCTGTGGCCATCGACTGAATCACTTCTTCTGTGAGATGCCTGTATTTCTGAAGTTGGCTTGTGCGGACACAGAAGGAACAGAGGCCAAGATGTTTGTGGCCCAAGTCATAATCGTGGCTGTTCCTGCAGCACTTATTCTAGGCTCCTATGTGCACATTGCTCATGCAGTGCTGAGGGTGAAGTCAACGGCTGGGCGCAGAAAGGCTTTTGGGACTTGTGGATCCCACCTCCtagtagttttccttttttatggctcagCCATCTACACATATCTCCAATCCATCCACAATTATTCTGAGTGTGAGGGAAAATTTGTTGCCCTTTTTTATACTATAATTACCCCCATTCTCAATCCTCTCATTTATACACTAAGAAACAAGGACGTGAAGGGGGCTCTGTGGAAAGTACTATGGAGGGGCAGGGACTCAGGGTAG